A genome region from Erigeron canadensis isolate Cc75 chromosome 3, C_canadensis_v1, whole genome shotgun sequence includes the following:
- the LOC122591818 gene encoding ketol-acid reductoisomerase, chloroplastic-like: MRWSLVVATKLFMQKKFIKCADNYEKIFSYMKPNSILGLPHGFLLGHLQSIGLDFPKNVSVVVVCPKGMGPSVRRLYVQGKEINGAGINASFAVHQDVDGRATDVALGWSVALGSPFTFATTLEQEYKSDIFGERVTEVLIIKSVTHRDFNKMIDVSSVMQIY, translated from the exons ATGCGGTGGTCATTGGTGGTGGCTACAAAACTGTTTATGCAAAAAAAGTTCATCAAATGT GCTGATAATTATGAGAAGATCTTCTCGTACATGAAGCCTAACAGCATACTTGGACTTCCCCATGGTTTTCTTCTTGGCCATTTGCAATCAATTGGTCTTGATTTCCCTAAGAATGTCAGTGTCGTTGTTGTATGTCCCAAAGGAATGGGTCCATCAGTTAGGAGGCTGTATGTCCAAGGAAAGGAGATCAATGGAGCCGGTATCAATGCAAGTTTTGCTGTTCACCAG GATGTTGATGGTAGAGCCACTGATGTTGCTCTTGGGTGGTCAGTTGCTCTTGGTTCACCATTCACATTTGCAACTACACTAGAGCAGGAGTACAAGAGTGATATATTTGGGGAGAGAG TTACCGAGGTGCTTATTATCAAAAGTGTGACACACAGAGACTTCAACAAGATGATTGATGTAAGTAGTGTTATGCAGATATACTAA